One window of the Thermasporomyces composti genome contains the following:
- a CDS encoding M23 family metallopeptidase — translation MSPALGSLQANRTTQPSPQPSPQEYRRATGTSRGGRRRASRSTISATRLGRAARPAGGKRKKAAGNRTPASTFPTVPAVAGVATLVAAATGAMTVHAAAPSSAPTTEVRQSAPAGIALTVNQLHEARSAAASRADRSRGDDARAKAEAAAREAERQRRLAAAERAVWEAERTKELQLIEKSARAATQEQTFERVIQWYLPLRSFRLSAYFGDAGSMWSHNHTGLDFAAPLGSPVRAIGDGEIIEAGYDGPYGNKIAIRHPDGTVTWYCHLSGYERRSGYVAAGTTIGYVGSTGNSSGPHLHLEVRPGGGDPIDPLPWLRQLGLPI, via the coding sequence GTGAGTCCGGCCCTCGGCAGCCTTCAGGCCAACCGCACCACGCAGCCATCCCCCCAGCCCTCCCCGCAGGAGTACCGCCGTGCCACCGGCACGAGCCGAGGGGGGCGTCGACGCGCGAGCCGTTCCACGATCTCCGCAACCCGGCTCGGTCGCGCGGCCCGTCCTGCGGGAGGGAAACGGAAGAAGGCCGCGGGCAACCGCACGCCGGCCTCCACCTTCCCCACCGTGCCGGCCGTGGCCGGGGTCGCGACCCTGGTGGCCGCTGCGACCGGCGCGATGACGGTCCACGCGGCAGCGCCCAGCAGCGCGCCGACCACCGAGGTCCGACAGAGTGCGCCCGCGGGCATCGCCCTCACCGTCAACCAGCTGCACGAGGCCCGGTCCGCCGCCGCGAGCCGCGCTGACCGGTCGCGGGGCGACGACGCCCGAGCGAAGGCCGAAGCGGCCGCCAGGGAGGCCGAGCGGCAGCGCCGGCTCGCCGCCGCCGAACGGGCCGTCTGGGAGGCCGAGCGCACGAAGGAGCTCCAGCTCATCGAGAAGAGCGCCCGCGCCGCCACCCAGGAACAAACCTTCGAGCGGGTCATCCAGTGGTACCTCCCGCTGCGGTCGTTCCGGCTCAGCGCCTACTTCGGTGACGCCGGCTCGATGTGGAGCCACAACCACACGGGTCTCGACTTCGCCGCCCCCTTGGGGAGCCCTGTCCGAGCCATCGGCGACGGCGAGATCATCGAGGCGGGCTACGACGGCCCCTACGGCAACAAGATCGCCATCCGGCACCCGGACGGCACGGTGACCTGGTACTGCCACCTCTCCGGATACGAGCGTCGGAGCGGCTACGTCGCCGCGGGCACGACGATCGGGTACGTCGGCAGCACCGGCAACTCCAGTGGACCGCACCTCCACCTCGAGGTGCGTCCTGGCGGAGGCGACCCCATCGACCCGCTGCCCTGGCTGCGTCAGCTCGGTCTGCCGATCTGA
- the sucC gene encoding ADP-forming succinate--CoA ligase subunit beta — protein sequence MDLMEYQAKTLFADHGVPVTLGRVVRTPEEARAAAAELGVPVVVKAQVKTGGRGKAGGVKLAANPDEAADRARDILGLDIKGHTVRQLLVAPAAEIAEEYYFSFLVDRANRAYLCIASTEGGVEIEEVARTKPEAVHKIPIDPIDGVDEAKAREIVATAGFPAEVADDAVAAILRLWEVFTAEDATLVEVNPLVKRGDGRIEALDGKVTLDDNAAFRHPEHAAFEDKEAADPLEQRAKEKDLNYVKLQGEVGVIGNGAGLVMSTLDVVAYAGEEFPGPDGRGVRPANFLDIGGGASAEVMADGLEIVLSDPDVKAVFVNVFGGITACDAVANGIVAAFRLLEERGEAVSKPLVVRLDGNNAELGRRILTEAKLAGVELVDTMDGAARRAAELAASATAGN from the coding sequence GTGGACCTAATGGAATACCAGGCGAAGACTCTCTTCGCCGACCACGGTGTACCGGTCACACTCGGCCGGGTTGTCCGAACTCCGGAGGAGGCGCGCGCCGCCGCTGCGGAGTTGGGCGTACCGGTTGTCGTCAAAGCGCAGGTCAAGACGGGAGGGCGCGGCAAGGCGGGCGGTGTGAAGCTCGCGGCGAATCCCGACGAGGCCGCCGACCGGGCCCGCGACATCCTCGGCCTCGACATCAAGGGCCACACGGTGCGCCAGCTGCTGGTCGCCCCTGCGGCCGAGATCGCCGAGGAGTACTACTTCTCCTTCCTCGTCGACCGGGCCAACCGCGCGTACCTGTGCATCGCCTCGACCGAGGGCGGCGTGGAGATCGAGGAGGTCGCTCGGACCAAGCCCGAGGCCGTACACAAGATCCCCATCGACCCCATCGACGGGGTCGACGAGGCCAAGGCCCGCGAGATCGTGGCGACGGCGGGCTTCCCCGCTGAGGTGGCCGACGACGCCGTCGCGGCCATCCTGCGGCTGTGGGAGGTCTTCACCGCCGAGGACGCCACGCTCGTGGAGGTCAACCCTCTCGTCAAACGGGGAGACGGGCGCATCGAGGCGCTGGACGGCAAGGTCACGCTTGACGACAACGCCGCCTTCCGGCATCCCGAACACGCCGCGTTCGAGGACAAGGAGGCGGCCGATCCGCTGGAGCAGCGGGCCAAGGAGAAGGACCTCAACTACGTCAAGCTGCAGGGCGAGGTCGGCGTCATCGGCAACGGCGCGGGTCTGGTGATGAGCACGCTCGACGTCGTGGCCTACGCCGGTGAAGAGTTCCCGGGTCCGGACGGCCGCGGTGTCCGTCCTGCCAACTTCCTCGACATCGGCGGTGGCGCCTCAGCCGAGGTCATGGCGGACGGCCTGGAGATCGTGCTCTCCGACCCCGACGTCAAGGCCGTGTTCGTCAACGTCTTCGGCGGCATCACCGCCTGCGACGCGGTGGCCAACGGAATCGTCGCGGCGTTCAGGCTGCTCGAGGAGCGCGGCGAGGCTGTGTCGAAGCCCTTGGTCGTCCGTCTCGACGGCAACAACGCCGAGCTCGGCCGGCGGATCCTCACCGAGGCGAAGCTGGCCGGCGTCGAGCTGGTCGACACCATGGACGGTGCCGCGCGCCGCGCGGCGGAGCTCGCCGCCTCGGCGACGGCCGGAAACTAA
- the sucD gene encoding succinate--CoA ligase subunit alpha, which translates to MAIFLNEDSRVIVQGMTGSEGSIHTRKMLRAGTTIVGGVNPRKAGQKVDFDGTTLPVFASVAEAMEETGANVSVVFVPPAATKSAVEEAIDAGMPLVVVITEGVPVHDTAEFFARAQRSGRTRIIGPNCPGIASPGKAYAGIIPADITGPGRIGLVSKSGTLTYQMMYELRDIGFSTCIGIGGDPIIGTTHIDALEAFEADPETELIVMIGEIGGDAEERAAEYIKAHVSKPVIGYVAGFTAPEGKTMGHAGAIVSGSSGTAQAKKEALEACGVRVGRTPSETARIAREVAESL; encoded by the coding sequence ATGGCGATCTTTCTCAACGAGGACAGCAGGGTCATCGTCCAGGGCATGACCGGCTCCGAGGGCAGCATCCACACCCGCAAGATGCTGCGCGCCGGCACGACCATCGTCGGCGGCGTCAACCCCCGGAAGGCTGGTCAGAAGGTCGACTTCGACGGCACGACGCTGCCGGTCTTCGCGAGCGTGGCGGAGGCCATGGAGGAGACCGGAGCCAACGTCAGCGTGGTGTTCGTGCCGCCGGCGGCTACGAAGTCGGCGGTGGAGGAGGCGATCGACGCGGGCATGCCGCTCGTCGTGGTCATCACCGAGGGCGTCCCGGTGCACGACACGGCGGAGTTCTTCGCCCGCGCCCAGCGCAGTGGCCGCACGCGGATCATCGGCCCCAACTGCCCGGGCATCGCCTCGCCCGGCAAGGCGTACGCCGGCATCATCCCCGCCGACATCACCGGTCCGGGTCGGATCGGGTTGGTGTCGAAGTCCGGGACGCTGACGTACCAGATGATGTACGAGCTGCGGGACATCGGCTTCTCGACCTGTATCGGCATCGGCGGCGACCCGATCATCGGGACGACGCACATCGACGCGTTGGAGGCCTTCGAGGCCGACCCCGAGACGGAGCTGATCGTGATGATCGGCGAGATCGGTGGGGACGCCGAGGAGCGCGCGGCCGAGTACATCAAGGCCCACGTCAGCAAGCCGGTGATCGGCTACGTCGCCGGTTTCACCGCGCCCGAGGGCAAGACGATGGGGCACGCGGGCGCCATCGTGTCGGGCTCGTCCGGCACGGCGCAGGCGAAGAAGGAGGCACTGGAGGCCTGCGGTGTGCGGGTCGGCCGGACGCCCAGCGAGACGGCTCGGATCGCCCGCGAGGTGGCCGAGAGCCTCTGA
- the pcrA gene encoding DNA helicase PcrA, whose translation MSASSFGHRPSASQSLDPRPSGSEPRGSQPADSDDAGLAPAPAAREASRREAILEGLNPSQRAAVLHEGCPLLVVAGAGSGKTRVLTRRIAWLLAARDARPSGVLAITFTNKAAGEMRERVAALVGERAAQAMWVSTFHSACVRILRREIKRFGISSSFSIYDEADSRRLMTLVCRDLDLDSKRYNPRSILAWVSNQKNELIDHEEAARRAENHLEQTFAECYALYQQRLRESNALDFDDLIMTTVHLFQAFPEVREHYRRRFAHVLVDEYQDTNHAQYALIRELTTPDEDGGPHGELMVVGDADQSIYGFRGATIRNILQFEEDFPDARVILLEQNYRSTQTILSAANAVISRNTSRKPKNLWSDAGAGEPIVGYVAEDEHDEAQFVAEEIDRLTDKGVARPGDVAVFYRTNAQSRVFEEIFIRVGLPYKVVGGVRFYERREIRDALAYLRLLVNPEDTVSLRRILNVPKRGIGERAEACVEALAQRERITFWQALRRADDAVGLAARSANAIRGFVALIDELRQLVDEGEPPAEILEQVLARTGYLQELEASGDPQDETRVENLAELVAVAREFAEAAQTQGTSATLADFLERVSLVADSDEIPDDDEGVVTLMTLHTAKGLEFPVVFLTGLEDGVFPHSRSQGDVRELEEERRLAYVGITRARERLYVSRAVVRSAWGAPQHNPASRFLDEIPAELIEWRRTEADHARWTSQSASVRRAERISGRSSKPAVVALAPGDRVVHDTFGLGSVVATAGDGDNAEATIDFGSGGVKRFLLRYAPLQKL comes from the coding sequence ATGAGCGCTTCCTCTTTCGGTCACCGACCTTCGGCGTCGCAGTCGCTCGACCCGCGGCCTTCCGGCTCTGAGCCTCGTGGCTCCCAGCCCGCTGACTCCGACGACGCGGGACTGGCACCCGCGCCGGCCGCGCGCGAAGCCTCCCGACGTGAGGCCATCCTCGAAGGGCTCAACCCGTCGCAACGGGCCGCGGTGCTCCACGAGGGTTGCCCGCTGCTGGTGGTGGCCGGCGCCGGCTCGGGCAAGACGCGGGTGCTCACCCGCAGGATCGCGTGGCTCCTGGCCGCGCGCGACGCTCGACCCAGCGGGGTTCTCGCGATCACCTTCACCAACAAGGCCGCCGGGGAGATGCGTGAGCGGGTGGCGGCGCTCGTCGGCGAGCGCGCCGCCCAGGCGATGTGGGTGTCGACGTTCCACTCCGCGTGCGTGCGGATCCTGCGTCGAGAGATCAAGCGCTTCGGCATCTCCTCGTCGTTCTCGATCTACGACGAGGCCGACTCCCGCCGGCTGATGACGCTGGTCTGCCGGGATCTCGATCTGGACTCCAAGCGCTACAACCCGCGCTCCATCCTCGCGTGGGTGTCCAACCAGAAGAACGAGCTCATCGACCACGAGGAGGCGGCGCGACGCGCCGAGAACCACCTGGAGCAGACGTTCGCCGAGTGCTACGCGCTGTACCAGCAGCGGCTTCGCGAGTCGAACGCGCTCGACTTCGACGACCTGATCATGACGACGGTCCACCTCTTCCAGGCGTTCCCCGAGGTGCGCGAGCACTACCGGCGGCGGTTCGCGCACGTGCTGGTCGACGAGTACCAGGACACCAACCACGCCCAGTACGCCCTCATCCGTGAGCTGACCACCCCGGACGAGGACGGCGGCCCGCACGGCGAGCTCATGGTGGTCGGTGACGCCGACCAGTCCATCTACGGGTTCCGCGGCGCGACCATCCGGAACATCCTCCAGTTCGAGGAGGACTTCCCCGACGCGCGCGTGATTCTGCTCGAGCAGAACTACCGCTCCACCCAGACGATCCTGTCCGCGGCCAACGCCGTCATCAGCCGCAACACCAGCCGGAAGCCGAAGAACCTCTGGTCGGACGCCGGCGCGGGCGAGCCCATCGTCGGGTACGTCGCGGAGGACGAGCACGACGAGGCGCAGTTCGTCGCCGAGGAGATCGACCGGCTCACCGACAAGGGGGTGGCTCGGCCGGGCGACGTCGCCGTCTTCTACCGGACGAACGCGCAGAGCCGGGTCTTCGAGGAGATCTTCATTCGCGTCGGCCTGCCCTACAAGGTGGTCGGCGGTGTGCGGTTCTACGAGCGGCGCGAGATTCGGGACGCGCTCGCCTACCTGCGGCTGCTCGTCAACCCCGAGGACACGGTCTCGCTGCGTCGAATCCTCAACGTCCCCAAGCGTGGTATCGGGGAGCGAGCCGAGGCCTGTGTCGAGGCGTTGGCCCAGCGGGAGCGGATCACGTTCTGGCAGGCGCTTCGGCGCGCCGACGACGCCGTGGGGTTGGCCGCCCGGTCAGCCAACGCCATCCGTGGCTTTGTCGCGCTGATCGACGAGCTCCGCCAGCTCGTCGATGAGGGGGAGCCGCCGGCCGAGATCCTCGAGCAGGTCCTGGCGCGGACCGGATATCTGCAGGAGCTGGAGGCGTCCGGTGACCCGCAGGACGAGACGCGGGTGGAGAACCTCGCGGAGCTCGTCGCGGTCGCTCGGGAGTTCGCCGAGGCCGCGCAGACCCAGGGCACCTCCGCCACCTTGGCGGACTTCCTTGAGCGAGTCTCTCTCGTCGCCGACTCCGACGAGATCCCGGACGACGACGAGGGTGTGGTCACCCTCATGACCCTGCACACCGCCAAGGGCTTGGAGTTCCCCGTGGTGTTCCTCACCGGCCTCGAGGACGGCGTGTTCCCGCACAGCCGGTCCCAGGGCGACGTGCGTGAGCTCGAGGAGGAACGCCGACTGGCCTACGTCGGGATCACCCGCGCTCGGGAACGGCTGTACGTCTCGCGGGCCGTCGTCCGCAGCGCGTGGGGAGCGCCCCAGCACAACCCCGCCTCCCGCTTCCTCGACGAGATTCCCGCCGAGCTGATCGAGTGGCGACGGACCGAGGCCGACCATGCGCGGTGGACGTCACAGTCGGCGTCGGTACGACGGGCCGAGCGGATCTCAGGCCGCTCCAGCAAGCCGGCGGTGGTGGCGCTCGCGCCTGGCGACCGGGTGGTGCACGACACGTTCGGCCTGGGCTCGGTGGTGGCCACGGCCGGCGACGGTGACAACGCCGAAGCGACGATCGACTTCGGCTCGGGCGGGGTCAAGCGGTTCCTCCTCCGCTACGCCCCGCTGCAGAAGCTCTGA
- a CDS encoding cobalamin B12-binding domain-containing protein: protein MAVPESRGSTPDTGADAGRRAAATPSPAGRIRVVIAKPGLDGHDRGAKVVARALRDAGMEVIYTGLHQTPEQIVETAIQEDADGIGLSILSGAHMTLFRRVLDLLRQRDADDIVVFGGGIIPDADIQALTDLGVAKVFTPGTPTQEIVTWVRDHLGEPAEPASAESA, encoded by the coding sequence ATGGCAGTGCCGGAGAGTCGAGGATCGACACCCGACACCGGTGCCGACGCTGGACGTAGGGCGGCGGCGACCCCGTCACCCGCTGGGCGCATCCGGGTCGTCATCGCCAAACCGGGTCTCGACGGACACGACCGGGGAGCCAAGGTGGTCGCCCGAGCGCTCCGAGACGCCGGCATGGAGGTCATCTACACCGGGCTGCACCAGACGCCTGAGCAGATCGTCGAGACCGCGATTCAGGAGGACGCGGACGGCATCGGCCTGTCCATCCTGTCCGGCGCCCACATGACCCTGTTCCGGCGGGTCCTGGACCTGCTCCGACAGCGCGACGCGGACGACATCGTCGTGTTCGGCGGCGGCATCATCCCCGACGCCGACATCCAGGCGTTGACCGACCTGGGGGTCGCGAAGGTCTTCACGCCCGGCACCCCGACACAGGAGATCGTCACCTGGGTGCGCGATCACCTGGGCGAACCGGCCGAGCCAGCGAGCGCCGAGTCAGCCTGA